Genomic DNA from Streptomyces sp. NBC_01571:
GAGTCGTCGAGATCGACCACCGCTCCGAGGGCAGCGTCGTGGCCACCCTCGAACTTGCCGAGGTATCCGCATGAGAAGGATCACCACCGCCGGGGCCGGCGAGACCCGGCAACTCACCGATCTGCTGCAGAACCTGTTGGTGTCTGAACTGCTGGCCCCGTCAAGTCGCCTGTGGGTACTGTCCCCGTGGATCTCCGACATTGTCGTCATAGACAATGCATCCGGACAGTTCAAGAGCGTGCTTCCCGCCTTGCCAGCCCGACCCATCCGGCTGACGGAGGTACTCATCGAACTCGCCCGTCGTGGCTCGGATGTCCGAGTGATCATGCGGGACGAGCCGCGCAACGCCGTCACAGGACAACGCCTCACTGACCTCGCCCCGGTGGGGCCACGGCCGACCCTGCTCATCCGGAACACCCTGCACGACAAGGGCATGGTGAGCGACAGATTCCACGTTCACGGTTCGATGAACTTCACCTTCTTCGGCCAGAGAGTGAACCAGGAAGGCGTCACCGTCGTATCCGACCCCGACCAGATCGCCCGCGCTTGGGTCGAATACCAGAACAGGTACCAGTTGCCATGAGCGTTGATTTCAAGAAATTCTTCGGTCCAGGCAACGACATCACGCCCACACGGGTAGGACCGGACTTTCAACTCATACTCGATAATTTCATGTCAGGTATCCAGCAGCGCCAGATCGGATTCCTGCCGCGAAGTTCTCAAGGCCGTCTGTGGTGGTACGGCTTCGCACCCACTCCGCGCCAGCAGCGCGAGACACTCGCCATCCTCGACAGTTGGATCGGCCCCACCTTCAGCGACCTGCCCCGCCAACGCGGTGCCCTCAACCCGACTGATCCATTCGACGCCGTACTTGCAAACGCATCCGTCAAGCCCCTGCGCTTTGAAGTACTGCCCCGCCGGACAGCGGACTCGGAGGAGTGGATACACGCGCGAAGCCAGGTACGTGACGCCCTGCTGGTGCTCACTAGACTCCTCAACGGCCGACCGCCCTCGGAGTTCGACGCCCCCCGTACGACTGTCGAGGTCCTCGACGACCTCGGACACGCCATCGCTGCCCGCGACCGCACAGTGGCCTTGGTCTGCCTGCGCGAACTCGAGGCGACCGCCGATCTCGACCAGGCGAACCTAGCCTTCCTGCGACTACGACTCTTCGCCGGGCTCGAAGACTGGAAGGCCGTCCTCGCGGACCGGGACCTCGACCACGTCCTCGCCATGCGCCGCCCCCTGAGCGTCACTCAAGTGATCCAGCAGGCGGCCTACGCCAGATGGTTCGCCCCGTACGACGCAGCAGGCAAAGAGGAAGAACTACTCGGTGCCGTCACCGCGCTCCCTACAGCGTTCCGGCCACTGTTCTCGGGCACACCGAGAACGAGTCGGGCGCAGGCTGTCGTGGAATTCCTCATCGAGGTCGAAAACGACGCCGGAGACGACACACTCAACCGACTCCTCGACGAAGCCGGCACGATCGAACCCGGTCTGCCCGCCCACCTGCGCAATGTGCTGCACCTGCACCGAGAACAAAGCCCTCAGCACACCGCCCCGTCCGAGCTGTCCGCCCCTGAGAATCAGTTCGACTCCTCGAGCGAATCGCCCCTGGAGCGCGCGACCGGGCTGATGGCCCGGGGCGAACTTCAGGCAGCCATCGAACTAGTGCTGACGCTCGAACCGAGCCTGCACGCGGCATACCTGCTCCTGACCTGTGCGCGCGACTTGCAGTCACCACAGCAGGCAGCGTTGGCACTTGAGTACATCTCCACGCATCACCTCCAAGGCTTGATCGACGGAGCGAGCGCACGCCTGCGCGATGATCTCGCCTGGTTGGAGCAGTTCACCCAAGCCGGGCCCCGCTTGGACTGGCGCACCTGGCTGGATGCTCTGGACGGCGACCATGGCAGCGCAGCGCTGGCGGCCGGCCCCGAAATCACCGACGGCTGGACGCCGCTGAGCAGCAGTGCGCTGACCGCGTGGCTTCACGACGCGTCCGACGAGACACTGGGCAAACTCGGTGAACTCGGAGGCCAGTTCATGGCAGCGCACCGCGACATCTTTACTGAAGACGGAGCGGCCGAACTCAGTGAACGCATCCTCGCCGGTCTCGCCCTCAGCGGTAAGAACTCGGCCGGCGTCCGGGTGCAGACCCAAGCCCTGCTGGACTATCTACTGTCTGCCAACCCTGCCTCCGCGGTGTTCGCGTCCGCGCTCGAGTGGACCGAGTTGATCGTCTCCGCGAACGTCTCCGCTGTGACCACAACGTGGGCGATCGACATACTGCAGGCGGCGACGGCTACATCGGCAGCAGTAACGAGCCCCGCCACCATTGAACTGTTCTACAAAATCACCGACACGGTCAG
This window encodes:
- the dpdK gene encoding phospholipase D-like domain-containing protein DpdK, coding for MRRITTAGAGETRQLTDLLQNLLVSELLAPSSRLWVLSPWISDIVVIDNASGQFKSVLPALPARPIRLTEVLIELARRGSDVRVIMRDEPRNAVTGQRLTDLAPVGPRPTLLIRNTLHDKGMVSDRFHVHGSMNFTFFGQRVNQEGVTVVSDPDQIARAWVEYQNRYQLP
- the dpdD gene encoding protein DpdD; protein product: MSVDFKKFFGPGNDITPTRVGPDFQLILDNFMSGIQQRQIGFLPRSSQGRLWWYGFAPTPRQQRETLAILDSWIGPTFSDLPRQRGALNPTDPFDAVLANASVKPLRFEVLPRRTADSEEWIHARSQVRDALLVLTRLLNGRPPSEFDAPRTTVEVLDDLGHAIAARDRTVALVCLRELEATADLDQANLAFLRLRLFAGLEDWKAVLADRDLDHVLAMRRPLSVTQVIQQAAYARWFAPYDAAGKEEELLGAVTALPTAFRPLFSGTPRTSRAQAVVEFLIEVENDAGDDTLNRLLDEAGTIEPGLPAHLRNVLHLHREQSPQHTAPSELSAPENQFDSSSESPLERATGLMARGELQAAIELVLTLEPSLHAAYLLLTCARDLQSPQQAALALEYISTHHLQGLIDGASARLRDDLAWLEQFTQAGPRLDWRTWLDALDGDHGSAALAAGPEITDGWTPLSSSALTAWLHDASDETLGKLGELGGQFMAAHRDIFTEDGAAELSERILAGLALSGKNSAGVRVQTQALLDYLLSANPASAVFASALEWTELIVSANVSAVTTTWAIDILQAATATSAAVTSPATIELFYKITDTVRPFKSALNPTDLEAIKLIAGELGAGVPEDLLADQVQDADPGAPYRYLQDSKVVLYSLTESATTRAAQILRILVPKIDIETSAEHDGSSKLAAQAANADVFVVVTASAKHAATDFIAAKRGARPVVLVNSRGSSAILRELAEG